The genomic window GTATGTTTGTGCCTAGATGCGTGCTTAGTATCATTTGCTGCATTTACAATGTTATGGTCCATCAGTGCAGAACCGACCCCAATTTTTTCAACCTCAGGACTACATCCAGCCATCTGGTTATCATACCCTTTTTTCTTTGATGACTTCATCCTCGTACTTAATGCATTAGCCTTGACATTAGTTGAGCTTTCTACAGGTTTCCCCTCGGATGAAGCAGAACTATTTCTGTGTACATTACGTGTGCGAAGAGTAATTAAAGGCACATCATCCTGAACATTTCCAGTTGATGAGAGTTCTTCAGTTCCATGCAAACAAACTTTACTATTGATGCATTCAGCACATTTTTGATCTTTTTTCTGAatgctttccttctttcttcctgCTTTTTTCACTACTTTAGTTAAATGTTTATTTATTGGAGATTTCTTCACTTCTGATGCTCTAGTGCTTTTCATATCAGCAGCAGAGCCTATCGGAGAAGTGGGATCCCTTGCAGCAGGAAATTTACACCTCTCAATTTTCTCAAAAATGCTATGGCACATATTATCTATCTCATTTGATGAAGAATCTTTAGAAATCCTTGTAATGCCAACATTAGGTGACTTCAAGTTGTTAaggtccctccctctcccttcaaCATGATGAGAATCTGCATCACCTTGAAATACTAAAACGGTAGAATGCACCATTACTTCATTCTGTGATGAAATCTTAGAGCTTGTTCTATCATCCTGTGTCATTGGAGCCTTCAATGATTTTGTGACATCAGAAACAAGATAATTTTCTGAACCCACGCTCATTTTGACATTCAATGAATTTGCATTTTTTGGGTCACAGTCTTTTGGCACCAGCAAATCATCTGAAACACCTACATTTGGTATTCTTAAAATTTCAACATGATGTTGTCTTCTTACTGCATCATCTCCAGGTTCCTCCTCATGTTCATGTTTTGAAAGAATTGATTCTTTTGGCAGTGAACCTTTTAATAAGCAGTTCATCCCCACATTGCATGAGTCTAATCTACTCTCAACACTTTCCTTTCCTTCTATACAATCTGGCACGTGATCAACATTGTCACAATCCATTGGAACAGAGCTTGCCAAATCATTATCCTTCTCCACTTCTCTTGTTTTTGTCAACAGCATTTCCCTCTGCATGGCTGTTCCTGTTTCTGTCTGGCAAGTGGTCTCTACCGCTGGCTGGCTATCAGTTTCTCTGCTCTCATGCATTAAAGAATCATATGAGATGTCATGATTGAAGTCAGAATTTTCTTCCAGGACATTACCTGCATGTAAGTCATTTCTACGACCCCCTTCTTCAGCATGGCTAGTTACATGTCCTTCAGCATCATGGATAATGGCAGTAGCAAATCCCTTGTCATTTTCATACTTTTGATCACTTTTATCCATCTCATGCTCACTGCACTTTTCCCCAGCAAAAAATGGTTTTTGGAGAATCTGATTCAATGAAGGATCTCTGAAGAACTTTTTCAGATTTTCAGTGAAGTTTCTTGACAGAGTGTCACCAGACGATATCAGGATGTCACAGATCCTGCGAACTGGAAACTCCTTTACACATACTGGAGATGTACCACCTGCACCAACAGCTGAATCTTTGGATTGCTCACCAGAACCAGCAGAACTTGAAGAATTACTTGAACATGTGGAACTCTTTCTAAGATACTCATCAGCATAGTAATCCCAATTATAAGGAAATCCAACTAGGAAACGATTGCAAACCTGCAAATGTAATAAGCAAGAAAGGTGAAAAAACATATGACAAGATATTGTGAGAACTGAACATCCATATCTGCATATCTCAACAGTCAACAAGCAACAAGCAGGAAAATATTTTAGCCATTTTAACCTAAATATTTTCTTGCTTGTACATATTGAAACTGTTGCTTATACAATTAACTTTGAGGTGCAATGCCTTTTACAAGAAAAACTATCGGGCAATGGGAAGTCAAGTAAAGGATGAACAATTGCTTTTTTTGAGTTCTTACTGACtaatatatcaaaataaaaaggggagaagaaCATCGCGAACCTCAGGAGGAAACCCGTTATCACGTGTGCGTATTTTGTTTATCATGCCCTGAATTATCACAGTGATCCCATCTTCAGTCTCAAGAGTGTAGGCATCATATCTTTTTACAACAGGTGCAGAACTGAAGATTCTCACTGCTTGTTGCCTGCATTTGGTGTGAAAGAACAATAAAGttgttaaaaataatataacacaacaatttgacattGTCTGGCATAGACTGAAAACACTAAGAATATAAAAGTTCAGATTTCCAGGTTCTGAACTATATTGACAGGGTTTACCTGCACTTTTGTATTCCAAGCCACTACAAGACCATGACCATCTTTCCTATCACAACTAGTTTTAGTAGCTCACAACACATATGTGATCCTTCCTATTGAGATGAAGAagatgccaaaaaaaaatctaaaaaaacaggagattaattttaaaaaacaaaacaacaaaAGAAACATGTGTATCTGAGCAGTATCTAGAACCCTTTTAATTCTTTTGTAACGAAGATACTCAAAAAAAGCACCTCCTCGTCGCATCCGACAAGTATCATGTCTGATACGTACAGGGCATGGACACGTCCTGCAAGTTGAAGCATCTGTGCTTGGAAGGCTGCTTCCTAACCTAGAAACTAGGTGTCAAACCTTTGTGGTTCCTTGCCTTCTTATTCTAGTCGGGAACAGCAAATCAAGCAGTGGAAACGAGTTGGCAAGGTAAAACATTATCATAACATCGATTATTTCCCAAGAGGTTCCAATAAAGCAGAAAAACATCAAGCACCAAAAAGATTTACGGACCAACAGAAATGATATACAGGCAAGAAATGACAGAAGAACTTTACATGGTTAGTGTAGAAACTAGATTTgctaaagaaacttaaaagcaACCCGACTCCCAGTACTTTTTTCTCCTCTAACCATTTGTTTCCCCCAAAAATCTCATCATTCTACAGCTATATTGCACTTGGATCCAATATATCCATCTTGGAATTAAGCGCTTACCTGCTGGTAAACCCACTGACGGCCAATCTTTTCCCACCGGCTCCACTTTCCGCTTTAACCAACCACCAATCGGACAACAAAACCTAGGGTTTTAAACccaaaaaatcaaattttgatGATTCGGATAACAACAGAATCATCcaagaatgaaagaaaaaatagggttGAAACGAAATCGAACCGAGTTCTtgtcggaggaggaggaagaagaaaagcggGTAAAGGGGGTGCCGGGAGTGGGATTGGAACCGCCGGGGCCGGGGGTGGTGGACGAAGACGACCTCCCCATGGGAGTAACGGAAGAGCCGagcgccgccgtcgccgcctcATCTCGTTTCCTTGGTGTAGTCTTCTCTTCGGTCTCCATCGAAGGCTTCGATCTATGGTATGGCTTTAGGAGATCCGAGAGACGCTCACTCCCTTTTGGCGGGAACTCAGCCCGAGAAGACGTCGACCACAGCGTGAGTGGAGTGGGAGTGGGGGACCAGGGGGGAGGCTTGCTTGAGGGTGAAAAGGGGAGGCGTTCAATCACCCGACCCGCACGCCCGATATGTCAACACGTGATAAGTAGGCTGACGAAATCCGGGCCATCATGTCTGGTCAAGTTCGCTGCACCGGTCTActgaatttgataaaatataaattccGAGTCCTTACCCATTTTATTGTAACAACTGTTGGGCTGGCAGTAGGTTGCGCCAGACCATGACCTTACAGCCCTTACCCCATTGGACCCAACTAGATCCATATTTAAACACCCATGGATTGGATCAGGTTCAAAGATTAGATCGATATAAAATTTGGTCATACGTTTGGTCGACAAAACTTGAGGCTGATCAGCCTAagccaaaaatcaaatttatgttagctctttttaattttatttaacaatttttagtgattttatatttattattaattattatattagtAATAAAATAGTAGCTAGATGCTTAACTCGAATCTCAAACTCAATTCGAACTTGAATATTTAGGGTTGGGTCTGGTCATATTTGACCCAAACCCAATCAACTAATGGGTTGGGTTCGAGTCCAAAATCATGACTCGAATATGAAATTAGATCAGGTTGAGGTCAAGCAAGCCTCGGTTTGATCTACCTTATTTGCAACCTTATATAATTGTGTTTAATAATTGAGTCAAGTCAACCAATTTATAGTCTGTTTACTCATGCCACATTAAATTAGCGCATCATTGTGGGCTagacttttccttttttttttaaccattgATGGGAAAAATATGGGACACCTCGACCTCAGGCCAGACTGCCTCTCCGACCTCAGACATGAACAGAGGTGAACGATTTTAACTCCAACTGAGCAGTCGCCGGCCGAGGAAACTATCAGCATATGTCAACCAGGGCTGACTACACTAACAACCGACAGCCCTAGCAGTCTAAAGTCGTGGCAGTCCCATATCTTAAGTCAAATTTGCATTGCACTCTGGCTATACGGACTGACCTCCGCGCTGCGGCCGTACTATCAGCCGCTGACTGGCAACATTGTACGTCACGTAGGCCTAGGTAACAACAAGACTAGCTCCCCAATATAAAGAAAACAACCCAGAAGATTTGAGGTATACGCATAATAAGCACTCACTATCACTCCCAAAGATCACCATCTTCTGAGTTTTCTTCCTTTCACATTGTTGCCTCGTTATTCTTACTTAAACATCGGAGGCTCCCTCGCTGGAAACACTCCGACAAGTGGATTTCTTGCAGGCCAGCTAGCGGAGGAGACTAGTGTCCGATGCCTCAACCAGCCTGCTCAAATCTCTTCCAGCCGACCTTAAGGTCATCTGAACTGCACTCCCACCTCAGTTCGAATTCGGCGGTAACAGATTGGTGCTAGAAGGAGGTTCCAACCCCTAACTACATCAACTTCAATCAGAGGGAGGGACAACCAATGTGCTTCGCAACGCCGTGCCCCGACCTCTCAAGGGTCATTGCAAAGCCCCAAACCCGCTCCACCGGAACAACTCGCTGCGTCTGTAGACAAGGAGCAATTGGACCTAGTACAGACATTGACCATGGCAATCTAGGGCCTACAATAGATGATAGCCCAACTAGACCTGGCCCAACCGGAATCCAACCAACCCAGCCCCCACACTCAGTCGCTGGCGCACCGCATTCACCTGGTTAGCCACCGCTCACAAGACCAGGATCCCGAGCGGTCGTGTCAGAGTCGACACACTCAACAGAGCACCTCCAGCCGAATAGAAAACAATGCACTCCAAGTTTTCATTCTGGTGGGGATTCTGTCTAGAGCCTCTCGCATGTTCGCCTCGTGGAGCCCTCACCCCAGCAAGAAGCCGATCTCAATAGGAGAATCGAGAAAATGGGCAGGCAAATTCAAGCCCTCAAAGGACAGACTTCAAGGGCCAGCAAAGACCTAAACTTCTCCTCGGAGTCTTCCTTTTTTCGAAAGATCATGGAGAAACTAATCCCACCTCAGTTTAAGATGCTGCAAGTAGAGCCATACGACGGTACCTCAGACCCCTTGGATCACTTTGAGAGCTTCAAGGCTCTCATGATGCTGTACGGAGCCATCGACATCTTTCTTTGCAAGGCATTCCCTGCGACCCTTAGTAAAGCAGCTCAGTTCTAGTTTTTCGGGCTTCGGCCCAAATCCATCTACTCTTTCGGGGAGCTCGCACCCCTCtttgcagcacacttcatctccAGCCGAAGATGACACCACGACTTGGACACATTGGTCAACatcaaggaggaggagagggaatcCCTCAGGAAATATATCACTCACTTCACCATAACAATGTTGAAGGTCCGCAACCTGGACTAGTCGATAACGATGTCTGTAATGAAGAACGGCCTGCGATCGAGATTTCtgttcttcttggaaaaacactTCCCCGACGACTTTGCTAAAATGTTGGCGCGGACTGACAAATATGCCCATGCCCAagaagccatggcctctcgCTGCGAGTCCATATGCGGGAGATCCCCCAAGGAAGTAAGAGAGGATGCCAGGAGCGAAGAGAGCTGAGGAGTATCTCACCTCGGCGCAAGAGGGACCTGCGACAACCCAAGAGCCCTCCTTGGAAGTTTGAGAGGTATACCCCTCTCACCGCCCCATGGGCCTatatcctcatggagattgagagtcgAGGCTATTTGCACCCTCCGCATCCGATGAAGGTTCAATGACCAAGAGGAATCAAAAGATGTACTACTGTTTCCACCGGGATAACAACCATGACATCGAAGAGTGTGCTTAGTTCAAGAACGAAATTGAAGCACTCATTCGATGCGAGTGGGACTGGTATGAGTGCGCCTAGTAGGATCAAGGAGCACATGCCCAACCTTTGATCTACTGCCTCCAAAGCAAATTATCAATCGCCTAACGATCGGCATCATCGACACCATCGTTGGTAGTACTTCAGGCGATCGAACCCCTCAATAGGAAGACCATAAAGCGGCCACAAGTCATGCGCGTTGATGGGTCATTAGGTATGggggtaggggtggcaatcgggtcgggttagACATAAAAGGGTTGGGTCACATATAGGTCGGGttagaaaatcataaacctaaatccgacctgtttattaaataggtcaggaattacaacctgaacctgacctgtttaataaacaggtaacccgacccgatccgtttAACATGTTTAGTCTAACCCAtcctgacccgacctgtttaaccttttttcttaaaatattaaCATCTAATTGCAAATTACTAACTCCGACCTGAACCACGTGACTAACAAGCCAGCATTTGGATTTCGCTATAGCACACAATGAAATATACGAGCATCTAAGTACTGGGAGAAGAAACTATCTTGGTCCTCAAATACAAACAACTTCAAGTCAAAGCATCTcaaacaatgaaaatgaggcaGCGCTATTAATCATAAACGAGCCAGAAAAAAGATTGATtaactgaaaagaaaaaaaaatagtatccaTATAGAagtacaaaatttaattgaacaaAGAGGAAAAACAAATATGTGAACAAGATTAATCTGTAAGACGTTAAATCTTATGGAAAGAGGCAACAACTGTACCACCTGTTCACAAAATCCTAAGGC from Phoenix dactylifera cultivar Barhee BC4 unplaced genomic scaffold, palm_55x_up_171113_PBpolish2nd_filt_p 000277F, whole genome shotgun sequence includes these protein-coding regions:
- the LOC103719120 gene encoding kinetochore-associated protein KNL-2 homolog isoform X2; the encoded protein is METEEKTTPRKRDEAATAALGSSVTPMGRSSSSTTPGPGGSNPTPGTPFTRFSSSSSSDKNSVLLSDWWLVKAESGAGGKRLAVSGFTSRQQAVRIFSSAPVVKRYDAYTLETEDGITVIIQGMINKIRTRDNGFPPEVCNRFLVGFPYNWDYYADEYLRKSSTCSSNSSSSAGSGEQSKDSAVGAGGTSPVCVKEFPVRRICDILISSGDTLSRNFTENLKKFFRDPSLNQILQKPFFAGEKCSEHEMDKSDQKYENDKGFATAIIHDAEGHVTSHAEEGGRRNDLHAGNVLEENSDFNHDISYDSLMHESRETDSQPAVETTCQTETGTAMQREMLLTKTREVEKDNDLASSVPMDCDNVDHVPDCIEGKESVESRLDSCNVGMNCLLKGSLPKESILSKHEHEEEPGDDAVRRQHHVEILRIPNVGVSDDLLVPKDCDPKNANSLNVKMSVGSENYLVSDVTKSLKAPMTQDDRTSSKISSQNEVMVHSTVLVFQGDADSHHVEGRGRDLNNLKSPNVGITRISKDSSSNEIDNMCHSIFEKIERCKFPAARDPTSPIGSAADMKSTRASEVKKSPINKHLTKVVKKAGRKKESIQKKDQKCAECINSKVCLHGTEELSSTGNVQDDVPLITLRTRNVHRNSSASSEGKPVESSTNVKANALSTRMKSSKKKGYDNQMAGCSPEVEKIGVGSALMDHNIVNAANDTKHASRHKHTQGVMHRQGHLDNSAKEQSSSNKTLAMSGENILKITNDQNAKISEVLIMEQPSGEKTLHTTRRKTAWRPISSAYQTPNTRGKARQLSMASPESLNLKRSRSGRLIVPPLANWCQQIIYNADGSIAGIRGAHVLNSPKIGSQSEPVKKRKKFT
- the LOC103719120 gene encoding kinetochore-associated protein KNL-2 homolog isoform X1 — translated: METEEKTTPRKRDEAATAALGSSVTPMGRSSSSTTPGPGGSNPTPGTPFTRFSSSSSSDKNSVLLSDWWLVKAESGAGGKRLAVSGFTSRQQAVRIFSSAPVVKRYDAYTLETEDGITVIIQGMINKIRTRDNGFPPEVCNRFLVGFPYNWDYYADEYLRKSSTCSSNSSSSAGSGEQSKDSAVGAGGTSPVCVKEFPVRRICDILISSGDTLSRNFTENLKKFFRDPSLNQILQKPFFAGEKCSEHEMDKSDQKYENDKGFATAIIHDAEGHVTSHAEEGGRRNDLHAGNVLEENSDFNHDISYDSLMHESRETDSQPAVETTCQTETGTAMQREMLLTKTREVEKDNDLASSVPMDCDNVDHVPDCIEGKESVESRLDSCNVGMNCLLKGSLPKESILSKHEHEEEPGDDAVRRQHHVEILRIPNVGVSDDLLVPKDCDPKNANSLNVKMSVGSENYLVSDVTKSLKAPMTQDDRTSSKISSQNEVMVHSTVLVFQGDADSHHVEGRGRDLNNLKSPNVGITRISKDSSSNEIDNMCHSIFEKIERCKFPAARDPTSPIGSAADMKSTRASEVKKSPINKHLTKVVKKAGRKKESIQKKDQKCAECINSKVCLHGTEELSSTGNVQDDVPLITLRTRNVHRNSSASSEGKPVESSTNVKANALSTRMKSSKKKGYDNQMAGCSPEVEKIGVGSALMDHNIVNAANDTKHASRHKHTQGVMHRQGHLDNSAKEQSSSNKTLAMSGENILKITNDQNAKISEVLIMEQPSGEKTLHTTRRKTAWRPISSAYQTPNTRGKARQLSMASPESLNLKRSRSGRLIVPPLANWCQQIIYNADGSIAGIRGAHVLNSPKIGLIVQCISYIFYKKRLDLLPQKL